The following coding sequences lie in one Candidatus Eremiobacterota bacterium genomic window:
- a CDS encoding peptide ABC transporter substrate-binding protein has translation MRLRVLWVAATVAAILGGAACTKVSTENGGPGGGARHPWTIPGVFRFSEFSDPKNLNVLLNSASPTLDISMFVFSWTIRYDDKARPFPDAVREVPTVANGDVSKDGLTLKYKLRPNIKWQDGVALTCNDLKFTWQVVMNPHNNVITTDGYKDIGSIDCRDPHVAVVHMKKLYAPFLQQLWSENGNAPILPEHLLAKYNDAKGSFNTAPYNSLPVGSGPFKIVAWDRGSDVRMVANPYFYLGRPKLKEVIYKILPDENTAVTQLRTHELDMLALGSGLKWPEYAALAAAPRNGLTAVRVDAFSWAHVDFNLRHPIIGDVMVRRALAYATNKEEFIQKIAHGSAIAADTDQQPHYSWAYTNDIVHYPYDPAKARALLESDGWKIGPDGVRVKGGQRLEFTMSTQTESNVGKANEPLLQRQWRDVGVQADIKNYPTDEFFDNSTAGILQGGHYDVALFAWIGAADPDDSAIYSGDNLAPHGQNAMFWNNRIATDAVNDALKTIDQARRKRDYVIEQQQLALDVPTLILYFNRFPFVYNTDLKGFTPSPVISSFWDPWNYSI, from the coding sequence GTGAGACTACGAGTTTTGTGGGTCGCGGCTACGGTGGCTGCCATCCTCGGCGGCGCGGCCTGCACCAAGGTCTCAACCGAGAATGGTGGGCCCGGCGGCGGCGCACGTCATCCGTGGACGATTCCGGGCGTCTTTCGCTTCTCCGAGTTCTCGGATCCAAAGAACCTTAACGTCCTGCTCAATTCAGCGTCACCGACGCTCGACATTTCGATGTTCGTCTTTTCGTGGACGATTCGCTACGACGACAAAGCTCGTCCGTTTCCCGATGCGGTCCGGGAAGTTCCGACCGTCGCCAACGGCGACGTGAGCAAAGACGGCCTGACCCTAAAATACAAGTTGCGGCCGAACATCAAATGGCAAGACGGCGTAGCACTGACCTGCAACGATCTCAAGTTTACCTGGCAAGTCGTGATGAATCCGCATAACAATGTGATCACGACCGACGGCTACAAAGACATCGGCAGCATTGACTGCCGCGATCCACACGTGGCCGTGGTGCACATGAAGAAACTCTACGCTCCATTTTTGCAGCAGCTTTGGAGCGAGAACGGCAACGCGCCGATACTGCCCGAGCACTTGCTGGCAAAGTACAACGATGCCAAAGGTTCGTTCAATACGGCGCCTTATAACTCTCTGCCAGTCGGCAGCGGTCCGTTCAAAATCGTGGCCTGGGATCGCGGCTCTGACGTTCGGATGGTGGCAAATCCGTACTTCTATCTCGGCCGGCCGAAGCTGAAGGAAGTGATCTATAAGATCCTTCCCGACGAAAATACGGCGGTGACGCAGCTGCGCACGCACGAGCTTGACATGCTTGCACTTGGATCGGGTCTAAAGTGGCCCGAGTACGCTGCGCTGGCGGCCGCCCCCCGAAACGGCCTCACAGCGGTTCGCGTCGACGCGTTCTCGTGGGCGCACGTCGACTTCAACCTGCGCCATCCGATCATCGGTGATGTTATGGTTCGGCGCGCGCTGGCGTATGCCACGAACAAAGAGGAGTTCATTCAAAAAATTGCACACGGCTCGGCGATTGCCGCCGACACGGATCAGCAGCCTCACTACTCCTGGGCGTACACCAACGACATCGTGCACTATCCCTACGACCCGGCGAAGGCGAGGGCGCTGCTAGAGTCTGACGGCTGGAAGATAGGTCCCGACGGAGTTCGCGTGAAGGGTGGGCAGCGTCTGGAGTTCACCATGAGCACGCAAACGGAGTCGAATGTCGGCAAGGCCAACGAGCCGCTCTTACAACGCCAATGGCGCGACGTCGGCGTGCAAGCCGACATCAAGAACTATCCAACTGATGAGTTTTTCGACAACTCGACCGCCGGCATATTGCAGGGCGGCCACTACGACGTAGCGCTCTTCGCCTGGATCGGAGCCGCCGACCCGGATGACAGCGCGATCTATTCGGGCGACAATCTCGCGCCGCACGGGCAGAACGCGATGTTCTGGAACAACCGCATCGCAACCGATGCCGTGAACGACGCGCTCAAGACTATCGATCAAGCGCGACGTAAGCGCGACTACGTCATCGAGCAGCAGCAGCTTGCCCTCGACGTACCGACGCTCATTCTGTATTTCAATCGTTTCCCGTTCGTCTACAACACCGATCTCAAGGGGTTCACACCATCGCCGGTGATCTCGTCGTTCTGGGACCCGTGGAACTATTCCATCTGA
- a CDS encoding peptide ABC transporter substrate-binding protein has protein sequence MKIRFLHVAVCCAALATITSCTKTGGAGGVGGRVNSWTQPHVLRFADAGDVNTLNPHLGQFADVGYLSSMTMAYLIKWDEENRPYPELATEIPTQSNGGVSKDGLAITFHLRRGVRWSDGAPFDADDVVFSTNVVNNPANNEVGRLGWDHITKIDEPDKYTVVYHLRTPYSPFVETFFSSAGANPCILPKHLLAQYPNINHVAYNSLPVGIGPFKYLRWDRAQDVVLVPNPLYFRGTPKLKEVIFKIIPDRNTVLSQIQSHELDMWHIVPGSYLSRVQAVPGIAVLRQPSYFYNHLDFNVQRPALRDPIVRQAIRLALDRRTIRDKIGRGVGILQEVTTPKNAPYAVTSVPLVPFDIARANALLDKGGWRRGADGVRVKNGVRLSLDYATTAGLPDVDEQIELERSWWKQIGVDITVRHYPTALMFAPLQQGGIVYSNKWDIIAFAWLNDAIGDASAYLSCKAFPPNGQNNTHWCNPRAQAAMDSLFAHYEQPQRNSDVLTLEQELVKDVPMVVTTLREDIFAYNRDLKNFHPNAITPFDNMMNVDI, from the coding sequence ATGAAGATACGCTTTCTGCACGTAGCCGTTTGCTGTGCTGCTCTCGCGACCATTACTTCCTGCACGAAGACGGGTGGAGCTGGCGGCGTCGGCGGTCGCGTCAACTCATGGACGCAGCCACACGTGCTACGGTTCGCGGACGCGGGCGATGTCAATACTCTCAATCCGCATCTAGGCCAATTTGCCGACGTCGGCTATCTTTCGTCGATGACGATGGCGTACCTCATCAAATGGGACGAAGAGAATCGCCCTTACCCGGAGCTCGCGACGGAAATTCCGACGCAGAGCAACGGCGGCGTCAGCAAAGACGGTCTGGCGATCACGTTTCACCTGCGCCGCGGCGTACGCTGGTCCGACGGAGCGCCTTTCGATGCCGACGACGTCGTCTTCTCGACTAACGTCGTAAACAATCCGGCCAATAATGAAGTGGGCCGATTGGGCTGGGATCACATTACGAAAATCGACGAGCCGGACAAATATACGGTCGTCTACCATTTACGGACTCCCTACTCGCCGTTCGTGGAGACATTCTTTTCATCGGCTGGCGCCAATCCATGTATTCTACCAAAGCACCTGCTGGCCCAGTATCCCAATATCAACCACGTCGCCTACAATTCGCTTCCGGTCGGAATCGGGCCGTTTAAATACTTGCGCTGGGACCGGGCGCAGGACGTCGTGCTGGTCCCTAACCCGTTGTATTTTCGCGGCACGCCGAAGCTCAAAGAAGTGATTTTTAAGATCATACCCGATCGCAATACGGTGCTCTCTCAGATTCAGTCACACGAGCTCGACATGTGGCATATCGTCCCAGGCTCCTATCTTTCGCGAGTGCAAGCAGTCCCCGGCATAGCCGTCCTTCGTCAACCTAGCTATTTTTACAATCATCTCGACTTCAACGTCCAACGCCCAGCGCTGCGCGATCCCATCGTCAGGCAGGCGATTCGGCTAGCTCTCGATCGCCGCACGATTCGCGACAAGATCGGGCGCGGCGTCGGTATTTTGCAGGAGGTCACAACGCCGAAAAATGCACCCTACGCCGTGACCTCGGTCCCGCTCGTGCCGTTCGATATCGCGCGCGCGAATGCGCTTCTCGACAAAGGCGGTTGGAGGCGCGGAGCCGACGGCGTGCGCGTCAAAAATGGCGTAAGGCTTTCGCTCGACTACGCCACCACCGCGGGATTACCCGACGTCGACGAGCAAATCGAGTTAGAGCGCTCGTGGTGGAAGCAGATCGGCGTGGACATTACGGTACGTCACTATCCGACCGCACTGATGTTCGCACCGCTCCAACAAGGCGGTATCGTCTATTCCAATAAGTGGGATATAATCGCGTTCGCGTGGCTCAATGACGCAATCGGCGACGCTTCGGCGTACCTTTCGTGTAAGGCGTTTCCGCCGAACGGTCAAAACAATACGCACTGGTGTAATCCTCGCGCGCAAGCCGCGATGGACTCGCTCTTCGCCCATTACGAGCAACCACAGCGAAACAGCGACGTGCTAACGTTGGAGCAAGAACTCGTTAAAGACGTTCCGATGGTTGTCACCACCTTACGCGAAGACATTTTTGCGTACAACCGCGACCTCAAGAACTTTCACCCCAATGCGATCACGCCGTTCGACAATATGATGAATGTCGATATATAG
- a CDS encoding DUF2029 domain-containing protein: MTRIVLLATAFVAISIAVIALRPAATPGPPARDFEAYWAAGRTFNDRADAFGRSIWKAERSIGGVDSRRDEVLPFIGPPHTLLGWSLAARLPYEAAVRLWLCILGVASLALVGTVMYASGAPPNASSFLAAVLLAIAFAPLSSDLALGQLALVAFLGATFVSALADRWWVAAACAACVAFAQPNASLGLFSQLGRNRATLAIAVGAFTTYMLGALAAGWAWPLSYARAVSAHRLAEQFTAIQFDPASLASALGAPPDASRAISLIVAGLAIAAAIALIARVRDSFARFGACSALTPFVAGFFHEHDFIVAFAATLWCALRTNGTPRAIALAGTLLVGIDWLGLAQRPTGIAQCALLAVAACAAFLALGDRIERRRTIRIMMLVGALFAGAATFAVHYPVPVWPDALGNLHVPPTATISAVWFEEQRASGLFSIVPAWSALRSLSLLGCALLAYAIYRHSSYCRTA; this comes from the coding sequence GTGACGCGGATCGTCCTCCTTGCGACGGCGTTCGTTGCCATTTCGATAGCCGTCATCGCGCTGCGCCCGGCGGCGACGCCCGGACCGCCGGCTCGGGATTTCGAAGCGTACTGGGCTGCCGGCCGCACGTTCAACGATCGCGCGGATGCGTTCGGGCGATCGATTTGGAAGGCCGAGCGCAGCATCGGCGGCGTCGATTCACGCCGCGACGAGGTCCTCCCGTTCATCGGTCCGCCGCACACGCTCTTGGGCTGGAGTCTGGCGGCGCGCCTTCCCTACGAAGCGGCCGTGCGGTTATGGTTGTGCATCCTCGGCGTTGCATCGCTCGCGCTCGTGGGCACGGTGATGTACGCGAGCGGCGCGCCACCAAACGCCAGCTCCTTTTTGGCGGCAGTGCTGCTTGCGATCGCATTCGCTCCGCTTTCGAGCGACCTCGCCTTGGGACAACTTGCCCTCGTCGCCTTTCTTGGCGCTACCTTCGTCAGCGCGCTCGCAGATCGATGGTGGGTCGCCGCCGCGTGTGCGGCATGCGTGGCCTTCGCTCAGCCCAATGCCTCGCTCGGTCTCTTCTCGCAACTCGGCCGCAATCGCGCAACTCTTGCGATTGCAGTTGGCGCTTTCACGACCTACATGCTCGGCGCCCTCGCGGCCGGTTGGGCGTGGCCGCTTAGCTACGCTCGAGCCGTCTCCGCGCACCGCCTCGCCGAGCAATTCACCGCCATTCAATTCGACCCGGCATCGCTCGCCTCTGCCTTAGGCGCGCCGCCCGATGCGAGTCGCGCGATCTCACTGATCGTCGCCGGTCTCGCGATCGCGGCCGCCATCGCGCTTATCGCCCGGGTTCGCGATTCATTCGCGCGTTTTGGCGCGTGCTCGGCATTGACACCATTCGTGGCGGGATTCTTTCACGAGCACGACTTCATCGTTGCATTCGCGGCGACGCTATGGTGCGCGTTGCGAACCAACGGAACGCCGCGCGCCATCGCGCTTGCTGGAACGCTGCTGGTCGGCATCGATTGGCTCGGCCTGGCGCAACGTCCGACGGGCATTGCGCAATGCGCGCTGCTGGCGGTTGCCGCGTGCGCCGCCTTCCTCGCACTCGGCGATCGGATCGAGCGTCGGCGCACAATCCGCATTATGATGCTGGTCGGAGCCTTGTTCGCCGGCGCGGCGACCTTCGCCGTTCATTATCCCGTGCCGGTCTGGCCTGACGCCTTGGGCAATCTCCACGTGCCGCCTACCGCGACGATTTCCGCGGTCTGGTTCGAGGAACAGCGCGCAAGCGGACTGTTTTCGATCGTCCCTGCCTGGAGCGCGCTGCGGTCGCTCTCGCTGCTAGGCTGCGCCCTTCTTGCCTACGCTATATATCGACATTCATCATATTGTCGAACGGCGTGA
- a CDS encoding NAD(P)/FAD-dependent oxidoreductase, protein MPVIVIVGGGFAGIAVARRLERRLRPKEAEIVLLARENYTLFTPMLPEVTSGELEVRHVVTPIRAQVRRVRFVLADVEAIEVSNHSVRYRHVLTDERVVQPYDHLVLALGSSTSDFGLPGVAQHTWALKTLGDADLLRNRLVWLLELADTIADDARRERLLTIAVVGGGFTGVETAGEIVELFESALRFYARLRDRRVRVVLIEAGPTLLAGLPAKMGEYSRRVLERRGVEVLNGDGVASADGDGLTLASGRRIASETIIWSAGVKASATIARESLLPKTARGAIETREDMSVAGFRGVWAIGDCASIPDGEGNRYPMTAQHAIREGPHLADNIVATLRAAPTTPFRYRTLGMMAALGGRKAVAQLPGNRVITGFLAWFFWRSYYLLRLPGLDRKLRVAFDWTLELLFPRDTAELRFAKRQGDPSSSQEMTPRP, encoded by the coding sequence GTGCCGGTCATCGTGATCGTCGGAGGAGGCTTTGCGGGGATCGCCGTGGCCCGCCGCCTGGAACGACGGCTGCGGCCGAAAGAGGCCGAAATCGTGCTACTGGCGCGCGAGAATTACACGCTGTTCACGCCGATGCTTCCCGAGGTGACGTCGGGTGAGCTCGAAGTCCGCCACGTCGTGACGCCGATCCGTGCCCAGGTGCGCCGCGTTCGTTTCGTTCTTGCCGACGTCGAGGCAATCGAGGTTTCCAATCACTCGGTACGATATCGGCACGTTTTGACCGATGAACGCGTGGTTCAGCCCTACGATCATCTGGTGCTGGCGCTCGGCTCGTCGACCTCGGATTTCGGATTGCCCGGGGTAGCGCAACACACGTGGGCGCTCAAGACGCTCGGTGACGCAGACCTTCTGCGCAATCGCCTCGTTTGGTTGCTGGAACTTGCCGACACCATTGCCGACGACGCGCGGCGCGAGCGACTGCTGACTATAGCCGTCGTCGGCGGAGGCTTTACCGGCGTCGAGACCGCCGGCGAGATCGTCGAGCTCTTCGAAAGCGCGCTGCGATTCTACGCGCGTCTGCGCGACCGGCGCGTGCGCGTCGTGCTCATTGAAGCAGGGCCGACGTTACTAGCCGGTTTACCGGCGAAGATGGGAGAGTACTCTCGCCGCGTGCTCGAACGTCGCGGCGTCGAGGTGCTCAATGGCGACGGCGTCGCGTCGGCCGACGGCGATGGCTTAACCTTGGCCAGCGGCCGTCGCATCGCGAGCGAGACGATCATCTGGAGCGCCGGCGTGAAGGCATCCGCGACGATCGCTCGAGAAAGCCTGCTGCCGAAGACCGCGCGCGGCGCGATCGAGACCCGAGAAGACATGAGCGTGGCTGGTTTCCGCGGAGTCTGGGCGATTGGCGATTGCGCCTCGATTCCAGACGGTGAGGGCAATCGATATCCGATGACCGCGCAGCACGCCATTCGCGAAGGTCCACATCTTGCCGATAACATTGTTGCCACCTTACGCGCCGCCCCGACAACGCCGTTCCGGTACCGTACGCTCGGTATGATGGCGGCCTTGGGCGGCCGCAAGGCCGTGGCGCAGCTTCCAGGAAACCGCGTCATCACCGGATTTCTGGCGTGGTTTTTTTGGCGAAGCTATTACCTGCTGCGGCTTCCGGGGCTCGATCGCAAACTGCGCGTCGCCTTCGACTGGACGCTCGAACTGCTCTTCCCACGCGATACCGCCGAGCTGCGTTTTGCCAAGCGGCAAGGCGACCCGTCGAGTTCCCAAGAGATGACACCGCGTCCGTAG
- a CDS encoding M55 family metallopeptidase, with translation MKLYISSDMEGVAGVCAPEQVDARKPHPEYAIFRRYYTQEVTSAIEGARAAGAAQMLVNDSHGPMRNLLLDELPSDVRVIFGNRKPFSMVQDADGGFDGAFFIGYHGAAGDLDAVLCHTYTPSVIYDAHINGVRCSEATINAGLLGYYGVPLLLVTGDRTTVHGVQEQMPWVHGVIVKDSIGNSAAASMVPQAAQREIRRAAQAAVRAASGARLFRFDPPITLDVGLVTAGQADLVATIPGFERIGSRNVRFVHDSYPVAFKAFVATWRLGSMAR, from the coding sequence ATGAAACTTTATATATCGAGCGACATGGAAGGGGTGGCCGGGGTCTGCGCGCCGGAGCAAGTCGACGCCCGCAAACCGCATCCTGAGTATGCGATCTTTCGCCGTTACTATACACAAGAAGTAACGAGCGCGATCGAAGGCGCGCGCGCGGCCGGCGCCGCGCAGATGCTCGTTAACGATTCGCACGGACCGATGCGTAATCTACTCCTCGACGAGTTACCCTCCGACGTACGAGTCATCTTCGGCAATCGAAAACCGTTTTCGATGGTGCAGGATGCCGACGGCGGCTTCGATGGCGCTTTTTTCATAGGATATCACGGTGCCGCAGGCGACCTCGATGCGGTGCTTTGCCACACGTACACCCCATCGGTAATCTACGACGCGCATATCAACGGCGTACGCTGCAGTGAGGCAACGATCAACGCCGGCCTCTTGGGCTACTACGGCGTGCCGCTCTTGCTCGTAACCGGCGATCGCACGACCGTACACGGCGTCCAGGAGCAGATGCCGTGGGTGCACGGCGTCATCGTCAAGGATTCGATCGGGAACTCTGCGGCTGCCTCAATGGTGCCGCAGGCAGCGCAGCGAGAGATCCGGCGCGCAGCGCAGGCCGCCGTTCGGGCTGCGAGCGGCGCGAGGCTCTTTCGATTCGATCCGCCGATCACGCTCGACGTTGGGCTGGTCACCGCCGGTCAAGCCGATCTGGTGGCGACGATCCCCGGATTCGAACGCATTGGATCGCGCAACGTTCGCTTCGTGCACGACTCGTATCCGGTCGCCTTTAAAGCCTTCGTCGCGACCTGGCGACTGGGATCGATGGCGCGGTGA
- a CDS encoding M55 family metallopeptidase encodes MNVYISCDMEGTAGICSWKQCDPSDVHEYPVFRRFMTLEVRAAMAGATEAGATRFVVNDSHWSMRNLLFDELPDGDELRVVSGAPKPWSMTQGLDASIDAVFFTGYHGKAGDCATLSHTYSDSIYSVCVNGIACSEALLNAALAGSQGVPVVLITGDRTIVEETMRAMPWVVGVTVKDAVGFSAVNSLTPEAAREAIRAGAREAMTRIETARPFGFDPPFELTIETGTVEHADFIELIPGFTRLGGRALRFTSTHYPTVLQAFIAATRIAAAADSIA; translated from the coding sequence ATGAACGTTTACATTTCGTGCGATATGGAAGGTACTGCCGGTATCTGCTCCTGGAAACAATGCGACCCGAGCGACGTGCATGAATATCCGGTCTTTCGGCGTTTCATGACGCTTGAGGTCCGTGCCGCAATGGCGGGCGCCACGGAGGCCGGCGCCACGCGCTTCGTTGTCAACGACTCACACTGGTCGATGCGCAATCTGTTGTTCGATGAACTACCGGACGGCGATGAGCTGCGAGTCGTTTCCGGAGCGCCCAAGCCGTGGAGCATGACGCAAGGATTGGACGCGTCGATCGACGCCGTCTTCTTCACGGGCTACCATGGCAAGGCCGGCGATTGCGCGACCTTGTCTCACACCTATAGCGATTCGATCTATTCCGTCTGCGTCAACGGGATCGCGTGCAGTGAGGCATTGCTCAACGCAGCGCTCGCCGGTAGCCAGGGCGTTCCGGTCGTTCTGATCACCGGCGATCGCACGATCGTAGAAGAAACGATGCGAGCGATGCCGTGGGTCGTGGGCGTTACGGTGAAAGACGCCGTTGGGTTCTCCGCCGTGAACTCGCTGACGCCGGAGGCCGCACGCGAGGCGATTCGTGCGGGTGCGCGCGAGGCGATGACGCGGATTGAGACGGCGCGGCCGTTTGGTTTCGATCCGCCGTTCGAACTTACGATCGAGACCGGCACCGTCGAGCACGCCGACTTCATCGAGCTCATTCCGGGCTTTACGCGGCTGGGCGGCCGCGCGCTGCGATTTACTTCGACTCACTATCCCACCGTGCTGCAAGCATTCATCGCCGCGACGCGCATTGCCGCCGCCGCCGATTCCATCGCCTAA
- a CDS encoding tetratricopeptide repeat protein: MPDNGGLPPRVYVPIFALLSALFLGTMAYLVAVGFGVTGSVFGRAATLGASPAAGPQQGSQDSVEGGPPAPVVAQLQTLRARIAAHPNDDVALTQLADMYLAANHFEEAIPLYRRALQVNPRNVAAQTGLSQAREALRQQ; encoded by the coding sequence GTGCCCGATAACGGAGGTCTTCCCCCGCGAGTGTACGTGCCGATCTTCGCGCTTCTCTCCGCGCTTTTTCTCGGCACGATGGCCTATTTGGTTGCCGTCGGCTTCGGGGTGACCGGCTCGGTTTTCGGCAGAGCTGCAACGCTTGGCGCCTCGCCAGCCGCTGGTCCGCAGCAAGGTTCGCAAGACTCCGTTGAAGGCGGTCCGCCGGCACCCGTCGTCGCGCAGTTGCAGACCTTGCGCGCCCGCATTGCCGCTCATCCCAACGACGACGTCGCGCTCACCCAGCTTGCCGACATGTACCTCGCGGCAAATCACTTCGAGGAGGCGATCCCTCTCTATCGCCGCGCCTTGCAAGTCAATCCGCGCAACGTCGCCGCACAGACCGGCCTCTCTCAGGCTCGCGAAGCGTTGCGACAACAGTAG
- a CDS encoding SprT-like domain-containing protein: protein MPNDALPSEADLQLLFARFNYEFFNGEVPGCRIRYNERFSNSAGRTTYGRHPMDIELSPKHFRRAPQALAETLLHEMIHAWCYAKFGDMGHGPRFKRKLRECGLTSIYHELGNAAPLKESSKRFILRCERCSFEVLRRTLPRRPSSCPRCNKRRFDERYPLVIHEIVEIRRIGSSLDGARAARKGLPT from the coding sequence GTGCCCAACGATGCGTTGCCGAGTGAGGCCGATCTGCAGCTTCTCTTCGCTCGCTTCAACTACGAGTTCTTCAATGGCGAAGTTCCCGGCTGCCGGATCCGCTACAACGAGCGCTTCTCCAACTCGGCCGGCCGCACGACCTACGGACGGCATCCGATGGACATCGAGCTTTCGCCCAAACACTTTCGCCGCGCGCCCCAGGCACTAGCCGAAACGCTGTTGCACGAAATGATCCACGCGTGGTGCTACGCTAAGTTTGGCGACATGGGACACGGGCCGCGTTTCAAGCGCAAACTTCGCGAATGCGGCTTAACCTCGATTTATCACGAGCTCGGTAACGCCGCGCCGCTCAAAGAATCGAGCAAGCGATTTATTCTGCGGTGCGAGCGCTGCAGCTTCGAAGTCCTCCGTCGAACGCTTCCGCGCCGACCTTCGAGCTGCCCGCGCTGCAACAAACGTCGCTTTGACGAACGCTATCCGTTGGTCATTCACGAAATCGTCGAGATTCGCCGCATCGGATCGAGCCTCGACGGTGCGCGAGCTGCGCGGAAAGGCTTGCCGACATGA
- the fumC gene encoding class II fumarate hydratase — protein MTTSQAQEPRIETDSMGAIQVPGDKYYGAQTARSLVHFDIGDGAWPRDVMPQKVLQAMGILKKAAAIVNHDLERLDAEKMRLIVAAADDVIEGRLDEHFPLRVWQTGSGTQTNMNVNEVISNRAIELAGGELGSKKPVHPNDHVNMSQSSNDTFPTAMHVAGARSLVEMLPAVEALRDALNAKARGWAHVVKVGRTHLQDATPITLEQEFSGYVTQLDRAIKACREGLDSLYDLAIGGTAVGTGLNAHPEFGERTARKIGELTGLPFRSHPNKFAALASHDDFVFASGALKMLAAALMKIANDIRWLASGPRAGIGELVLPENEPGSSIMPGKVNPTQSEAMTMVCVQVYGNDLAISFGASQGNFELNVFNPVIIYNFLHSTRLLRDACTMFREHAVEGLRANEEQIKKYLDESLMVVTALSPQIGYDKAAEIAKKAHHEKTTLKKAALALGHVNEEEYDRIVVPAKMTSPG, from the coding sequence ATGACCACGAGCCAAGCGCAAGAGCCTCGAATTGAAACCGACTCAATGGGGGCGATCCAGGTACCCGGCGACAAGTACTATGGAGCGCAAACGGCGCGATCGCTCGTTCACTTCGACATCGGCGATGGAGCGTGGCCGCGCGACGTGATGCCGCAGAAAGTTCTGCAAGCCATGGGCATTCTCAAGAAGGCTGCTGCAATTGTCAATCACGATTTGGAAAGACTCGACGCTGAGAAGATGCGCCTGATCGTAGCCGCCGCCGACGACGTGATCGAGGGGCGCCTCGACGAGCATTTCCCGTTGCGCGTCTGGCAGACGGGTTCGGGCACGCAGACGAACATGAACGTGAACGAAGTGATCTCGAATCGAGCAATCGAGCTCGCGGGCGGCGAACTTGGGTCGAAGAAACCCGTGCATCCGAACGATCACGTCAATATGTCGCAGTCTTCAAACGACACGTTTCCGACCGCGATGCACGTTGCCGGCGCCCGCTCGCTAGTAGAGATGCTTCCCGCCGTCGAGGCCCTGCGCGACGCGTTGAACGCCAAGGCACGCGGCTGGGCGCACGTGGTGAAGGTTGGACGGACACATCTGCAAGACGCGACGCCGATCACGCTCGAGCAAGAGTTCTCAGGGTACGTTACGCAACTCGATCGCGCGATCAAAGCCTGCAGAGAGGGGCTCGATTCGCTCTACGATCTCGCTATCGGCGGGACGGCGGTCGGGACGGGTCTCAACGCTCATCCGGAGTTCGGCGAACGCACGGCGCGCAAAATCGGCGAGCTGACGGGCCTGCCGTTTCGTTCGCATCCCAACAAATTTGCTGCGCTTGCCTCACACGACGACTTCGTTTTTGCCTCGGGCGCGCTCAAAATGCTTGCGGCCGCCCTCATGAAGATCGCTAACGACATACGGTGGCTGGCTTCGGGGCCGCGGGCGGGGATTGGCGAGCTCGTTCTGCCGGAAAACGAGCCGGGCAGCTCGATCATGCCCGGCAAAGTGAACCCGACGCAGTCGGAAGCGATGACGATGGTGTGCGTGCAGGTCTATGGCAATGACCTCGCAATCAGCTTCGGTGCGTCGCAGGGAAACTTCGAATTAAACGTCTTCAATCCGGTTATCATTTACAACTTTTTGCACTCGACGCGGCTGCTGCGAGACGCGTGCACGATGTTCCGCGAGCATGCAGTCGAGGGACTCCGAGCAAACGAGGAGCAGATCAAAAAGTATCTCGACGAGTCGCTTATGGTCGTCACCGCGTTGTCGCCGCAGATCGGGTACGACAAAGCCGCCGAGATCGCGAAGAAGGCGCACCACGAGAAGACGACGCTGAAGAAGGCGGCGCTCGCTCTGGGCCACGTCAACGAGGAAGAGTACGATCGAATCGTCGTGCCCGCAAAGATGACCTCGCCGGGCTGA